Within Myotis daubentonii chromosome 13, mMyoDau2.1, whole genome shotgun sequence, the genomic segment gtccacaggccgacgctctatccactgagccaaaccagctaggttgGAACTCTCTTGTCAGAGCAGGAGCAACGTCCAGGGAAGACAGCTTCTTCAGTCATCTCCACAGAACTGACATTTGGTGAGTGCTACTTGGAAAGGTCCTATTGCCGTGGCTACCATCAGCCAGGTGGGGGAGGAGCCAGATAACCCATCTCATCCCCATGCATGGGCACCATCCTGATACTTGATGATCAAGTGGCTAATCCATGAAGCATCCTGTTGTTTGGGGACTAACAGCTCTTAATTCTTTTTGACAGGCAAGAACAGCCAGCCACAATGGAACCCAAACCTCGGGAGAGTCCAGGTACCCAGGGGGCATACTCTTAGAAGGAAAAACACTTTTATTGAAAATGAGGAACAATTCCCATCAATCTAACCAGGATACAGAAGATGGTTTTAGTGGGGATAACACGTGGCACTCTGGGACAATGATTCTTGGTTTGGAGGATGTAGCAGAGGCCATTGGGTTCAGTTAATTATTTTGTAAGACCTCTTCTAGCTAGAAACTTGGCACTTTCTGATTTTCGTGGACAATTTGTTCCATTTGTTTCACGTTCCATTGTTGCTTAGAGATGATACTAACAACAAACTATACCCAGAAAAGACTCGGGAAGATTTCCTTAATTTGTCCAAGGCCCTACAATTACTAGAGGAGCTGAAACTTGTTATATTTTTCCTTCaggttttttccttttcctttttttttgggggggggcttTGGGGAGCAGTTGCAGAAGGAGAGTGAGGACAGCTGTCCAAGAATCACTGAACACTAGTGTAATGGTCCCATCAGCTGCCTTACCTAACCCAGATTCTCTTTTcactggataaaaaaaaaaaaagctctaatTCTTTAGTAAAGGCTGCCTTTCCCCAAACCAAGAACAAATTAGAATTATCATCTGgatatgaaaacaaaaccaaacttttttaaaaaattattttttaaaaaatatatttttataggtttcagagaggaagggagagggagagagagatagaaacatcaatgatgagaaagaatcattgattggctgcctactgcatgccctactggggatcaaacctgaaacccaggtatgtgccctgactaggaattaaacggtgacctcctggttcataagtggatgctcaaccacagagccataccagctgggctgaacaattattttttttattttaacatttagttATGTTTTCTAAATAATGAATGTGGTTTATATTTCTTGTAGACAgtttggaaaatatagaaaaaaatcaatactgCATATAATTTCAACACTTTCAAAGGAACACTTaagcctggctggcttggctcagtggttgagctttgacctgtgaaccaggaggtcatgcgtttgattcctggtcacatgcccaggttgcgggctcgatccccactgtgggggtgtgcaggaggcttccaatcaatgattctctctcttcattaatgtttccatctctctctctctctctctctctctctctctctctctctctcccccccacaccctttctctctgaaatcaataaaaatatatttttaaaaaaagaaacaatagccctgaccggtttggctcagtggatagagtattggcctgtagactgaagggtcccaggttcgattccaggcaaggacatgtaccttggttgcgggcacatccccagtaggagatgtgcaggaggcagctgatcgatgtttctctctcatcgatatttctaactctctatccctctcccttcctctctgtaaaaaaatcaaaaaatatatttttttaaaaaaaagaaacaatattttgGATACCCCTGTAAGCACATTTGCCACCATATTTTTCATAGTTGGTGATTTTGCTTTCATTTGCTAAGCCAAGGGCAAGGCAGAATCATCTTCCTCCTGTGGCTGGTGCATCAGCAGGAAGGGAGACAAGCCTTTGCTCACATCCAGAGAACCAGTTAAGTGCTTCAGAAACAGAGGACCCAGCGGGTGTGAGCTGAACGCAGGCACCTGAATGAAGGTCGCCGCCGTGGCTAAAAAAGAGTCACACACTTGGTCTTTGGGCCCTTTGTTTTCCTGGCCTATTATAGAtgggtgttttggggttttttttttgtttttttgttgttttgtttttccataacTGAATAATTTGAAGACTTTTCCAGAAGTAAACAATGTTTTCCAACTAAAGCAGTTCTTTTTAGAAACTCACTGGGAACAAACTGAGTTCTGTTCACTTTCTTTTATTAGGCaaacaatttacatattattctGAAAATGAAGTCTGCAAACAAGATTACTTTATTAAGTCACCACCTCCTCAGCTTTTCTCCTCAGCAGTAAGTACTCGCTAGGATTTTGACAGGCCTCCCACCAACCTCCTGAGCATTTTTTCAACCCTTCCACTTCCTCTGAGATTTAACTGAGAtgcaaaatgttttcatttttcagccCTCTTGGAAAAAGAGGTTTTTTGTTCTGACCAGGAGTCGGGAGAAGGGCTTTAGTCTTTCCTATTACAAGGACCATCATCCCCGAGGTTCCATTAAAATCGATGGGTATGTATCCAATTGAGCAAAAGTTTTTAACTTTTGTTGCATGCAAACTGAAATTGAAGTCATTGTTGAAAGAAGCAAGGCCCGCCGCGCCAAAGGATTagtagtcagggcacatgcctgggttgtgggctcgatacccctGCAAGAGGCAGTCCATCAGTATTcagtctcacatcgatgtttctctctctcccctcctctctctaaaaaaaaaaatcaatttaaaaaaggagcATATTTGTTGCCAAAAAGAAGCTAACTGAGGAACATATGAGTAGAAGATAGCTAAATAATTATTCCATATTGTACATTCTAGTTGGTAAATTATTCATTAGTATTTAGTTACAAAAGGCATTGATGCACTTAATTTATGGATGAGAGAGAGCAGATGAAATTACCATTTCATAAAGCCCAGATAGGTTTTGAAAAATACTGAGATTGAATCTTTGGTCTTTAAGGAACTATGTACCAAAAAATTAGAAACCATGATAATTGTGGGATCAAGGATCCAAGTGAAAGAGGAATTTTTGGATTATGTTTTATGCTGAACAAAGTATTTGATGACCCAGATCTaaacttattttctaaaatgattaGGTAATTTTCAAAACATTGAACAAGCAAACCTCAAGTTTTACTCCATTTGAAGCGTAACATGAAACATTAGTGTTCTTtctaattttgtgtgtgtatgtgtttgataCTTTATGTCTATATTGAACAGAAATTCCAGTGTAGACGTTGGCATAAGTAGCCATGAAAAAATGCGATCCGTACAGAAGATGTTTAAGTGCCACCCCGATGAGGTGATGTCCATCAGGACCACCGACAGAGAGTACTTCCTCATCGGCAGTGACAGGTGAGTCGTCAGATAACAGTGTTGCCCGGGTGCCAAACACCAAGCAAGGTGAGTCATCAGATAACAGTGTTGCCCAGGTGCCAAACaccaagcaagcaaacaaaaccatTTTAAAGCAGTGAACAATGAACATGCTTAGAACAGAACCCCTCCCACACCCTTCCACACCATCTTGGCAGTCTTCAGTATTGCACTATTGGTTAAAATCCCTTGAAAAGTCACGGTGttcatttcctagggctgccataaccagGCACacacatggggggtggggggggggggtgggggaggaggtgctCAGAACAACGGAAGAGTTTATTTTCACTATCCTGGAGGCTGAGTCCTAAATCACAGTGCCTAGGGCCATGCTCACTCTGAAGTCCCCAGGGAAGACCTGCTCCAGGCCTCCTGGTACTTCCATGGCTCATGGCATCCTCCCTGTGTGCACGTCTCGGTGTTCAGTTTCCCCTTTTTATTATGACACCAGGCATACTGCCTTACTTCattcagtatgacctcatcttaactaattacatctgcaacagCCCTACCcgatttccaaataaggtcatattctgaggtCCCGGGGATTGGAACTTTGATATATGAATTTGGGAGGCACacataattcaacccataacagtcACCATCACCCCAGATGCGTCCCCTGTAAAAGAAGCCACTACACAGACATCTGTACAAGCTACATGTGTTAGGGTGGGGGGCTGTGCTCGTCCCTGAAGGAGTCCTCAGTTTTAAGAAGGTGCCGCCGTGTGGGTTCTTCGTGGATGATTATCTGCTTGATAGGGAGGCCAAGGTTGGAGGAGGAAGCCATGCAGAGGGGGCAGCGAATGCTACAGCCACAGTGGGAAGAGCCTTGATCTGTTTCAGATCCACCCAGAGGCAAAAAGCTTTCTTCTACATTGTCATAAGCatcaacagaaaagaaaatgggatttaTAGGAACTTTTCAAGCACGTtcttcacaaacacacacattgtaTCAAGGGAGGCACACCTGGCTGGCTACACAAAAAATGGTGCCGACAGGTACCGGGCTCGCTTAGAACACAAAAGAAATCAGTGTCAAAGCAACAGCTCCGAACCCTGTGATTACTACTGtcattttcccctttccctcccatttCTCTGAGCTTTCCTCGCAGAGGTGGCACGAGGGTTAATTctagtgtgtgagtgtggaggaggTAAGGAGCCAGGGGGTCATTCAAGCTACTtagaaaaaaatccttatttCCCCAGTACCTGCTCCCACTGCCTGTTCCAACCTTCACAAAAGAATCCTCCTTCAGTTCAAAAGGAGCGAAGGCGCGATTGTTGCCACATGCCAGCTGCAAATTTATTCCTATCAACAGGGAGAAGATTAAAGACTGGGTCTCGTTCATGTCATCATTCTGCCGGGATATGAAAGCAGCACGCCCGAATGCAGAGGTGAGTCTCCATCACTCACAAAATGACAGGGCACCTGAGCACAGCCCTCCTTTCACCAGGAAACAATGGGAgcttttctccccctcctccttggcAACTGGCATTAATACAAGGAATAAATAAGTGAGAAAATGTACATCCttgttatttttatgattaaCAACGGGGGAAAATACTTTTGTGTTTTGCGCTAAAATAGAGGCACTTCAGATTTCCATTATTGAGGTAGGAGGAGTGAAAATTAACTGTGACATTTTTTAATAGTAGCCGAAACAACAGTATTTTCCCTCATTGTTATTCCAGGTACATAACAGCTACCTTCGGGATGACTAAGTCTAGGGTGGTTTCTATACAATGCTTTTCCTTTCCCTTGCATTTTCAATATGATGTCTCTCTAATGTAAGGGCTAGTGACTTGAAGCTTTTTTTTGTTGACTTCCTAAGAACCTTTGGTAATTTGCACAAGTCCTTTTGGAGGGCAGACCTTTATTCATGGAACGTTGCCCTCCAGGTATTGTTTTAACATGTTTTCTAGGTTGTTTTGTGCTTCCAACAAAAGCTGAAGCCAAGGCAGAAGGGAAAACATGCGGTTTCTACAAATTGACTCAAATTATTAGAAcgaagaggtggggagggggtgcagagaGCCATAGGGTTGAAAAGACAGGTTGAGGGAAGTTCGGGGAGTGTCTGGCGGCCACGCTGAGAGTCCTTGAGGATTTGGAAACAGGAGGAAGACAAGATCACCCCATGTCTTAGTGAGGGAACGCTGGCCAGTGGAATAAATGTTAGTGGTGAAAGACCAgaggcagggagcccagggacgAGGCTGTTGCCTCATTCCAGACAAGAGGTCCATCGTGCCCTGATTCCAGTATCCTTTTTCATAAGCAGGAGACACTCTTATTGGCTGCGAAAAGGCCCTCTTCAGACCCCAGCCCTCTCCTCGGTTATTCCAGCACATCGGAGGCCGTTGGATCCACCACATCAAGAAATACTCTTCCAGACATGGTAACCGGACTCGCCTCCCCTCTCTCAGGATGCCCTGCCTGGGAGTCCTCTGATGCTTCAAGGGTCTCTCCAATGGATTTGACCCCTTCCTAACCCACCATAAGAACGACTCTTATCCCCAGTATTTAACCTAGATGTAGTCTGTTGGCTATACTATAGATGAGCCTTACTGCTTGCCCGCCTGCCTCTAAATGGATTCATTCATTTTGGATGCTCCTCCAGATACATCTGGGTATACCGGAAGAacacccgccccccctcccactctcacCTCCCCTAGCTAAACCAAAGGCTGGTTAGTAGCCTCATCCTTCCTTTCACACACAGGGCACAGATTATCTCGGCAAAAAATTGCCAAAACACCACTTGATTTCCTGCCATATCATCTGTGCTCCTCAAGGCaaaatcagaatttttatttacttcatttgcCTAAATCAGTCttgcttgtatgtgtgtgtgtgtgtgtgtgtgtgtgtgtgtgtgtgtgtgtgatttcaccTTAATTTCCAATGAAATTTAGTTGAAGAAAAAATACATCTGTCCTCTGGAAGTGATTTGTAATTGTCCTCTCAGCTCTCTTGCATTTGTGATCCTCCCAGCTttagatattatttaaaaaaatgggttaaGTGTTTTCTTCTTCTGCCACAAATACTATTTTGTCCCTTAGAGATGTAACCATGGACTTCCCCTTCTCCCTGGGTACCAGACACGTCTTAATATGGCATAGCCTTCTGTTTTTATCTAGTTGGAAGCTCTCCaactattttaaaagctttttgtgGCTTATCAAGCTCACCAAACCAAAACCTCACTTGGTGTTTGTAGGGGAGGTGACAGGAAACAGGGTTGGGAAGAATAACCGTTTTCAGTAAATGCCTCTTGCCTTCCACTCATGCTACCCCTTCTCCCCAAAGATAATGTTATTGGCCATCTCACCTTTTCACACTATGTATTCAATCCAGTGGTTTTTATCCGTTCCAGCTAAGAATATCATCTGCATTGCTGggatttattgttgtttttgctaTTGTTGTTGCTGAAATTAAATTAGATTCCTTCTTCATCCCCAGATCAGCATGATCTGGCTCCATGAGCTTGGAGCTGGATAAATGGACACAACTTCAATGCATCtatgttttttaaatcacttccCTTCAAGGACTGCCTAGAGAACATCCCAGGTCTTTTTAAAAACCCCTGCTCTAAGGCATTGCTCTTGGAAGAATTGAATTGTACCAACTATTTCCCTGCCATGCAAAGCAGCTACTTGTATCTTGTATGTATTGGGGAGGGAAGGCAGTGATTGGTTGAACCTAGATCACCCTGAAGCCTGTAATTCATACTGTCACATGAACCAGCACCACCACATTGCATTGCTATGAAAACAATAGGAGTATGTGAACAGAAcacaagagagaaatattgagcAGGAAGAGGAAATTTGCAATGTTTTAACTCTGGATTAATAACCTTCTCAGATGCCTTGAATGAAAACTAGAaaaaagatgggggtgggggactttGGCAGAGCTTAGTGACTTAAGATGCCACCCACTGAGAGAACTACTTGTTTTGAGTTACAGATCCCAATGGTAGAGAAAAGCCTGAAAGATGAGCTCGTATGTTCACGTTGTCAGGGGTGACCCAGACTCAAGAGGCATCTCCAGGTTGTGTAGGATTCTGGATGTAACCTTGGAAGACCCTCTGATCTTCTCAATCCaattcatttttatggctttcCCAGAAAGCATGTGGTTTAATTCTGTTCTCTtgcaaagaaaaagcaaagcatTCATTCtgtcttcatcttttttttcagCATTTAATGGAAAAAAGTCCTCCAGGACTCAGACAAGCTCATCTACTACATGATTTCTTGACAGAGACTACTCAGGATACGGAAGAAGAGAGTCATTATATTAGTCCTCGAAGTATTCTTTTAGAGGTAACCCTTTCCATTTATTAATCGTTTATCCCTTCTACAAATATTTGCCTGAGCCCCTGCACTGTTCCTGAGGCACTAGGCTGGATAAGTAAAACACTGAATCAGTTAATCAGACACGGGTGATGTGCTCAATGTTCCTATTCAACCAGTTGAATAGGAACCAACCATGATACAAGATGAAAGGGCTCCATGCTGAAGAAAGATGTTTATAAAATGCCCAGAGTGCACAAGGGGTGGGAGGCAAGGAGACTGACTTCCAGACAGAAGACGAGGGAACATTTCAGGGAGATGACATATGACTTCACTTGATAGGTAAAATTTGGACTTGGGGGTTGACTTGGGGAGACTTTCTGCATTCTGGGAAGAAACAATACTATGAACACAGGCCCTTGGGTGATAAATGGTTTGGTGTGTATCAACCAGTCTATTGATCTACTAGAAGCCCCTACTGAGTGCCTTCTGTGTGCTAGTCACAGTGCTCTACGAGGCATGGAACTTATATCACTCTGCCCTCAGAGCTCACAGCCCTACTAGTTATCACATGACAATGTTACCCAAGAGGCATGGTCAACGAGCTCTGGAATCAATAGAAAAAGCAGAGTTTTTCTCTCCCCTGGAGTCACGGAAGGCTTCAGAGACAATAAGCCACTTGATAGGTACACAGTAAATAGTTCAGTTGGCTGTAACTTAGAGTGAGTGAATGGCACAGTAGGGAATATGACAGGAAAAAAATGAGCCAGACCAGGATGGGGCGTTGACTTCATTCTGCAGTCAGCACAGAGGCTGTGGTGGCCTCTGAGATGGGCAGGGGAAGAACCTAAATTATCTTCTAGTACTATTGACCCAGAGCTATAGTTGAGGTAGATGATGGGCAGGCACTTGTGTTGCTTCGCtatcctggctattgtaaataatgctataatgaacacaggggtgtatttattcttttgaattagtgttttgggtttctttggatatataccaagaagtggaagctaaaagtccatttaaaaaaaaagtaattgcaaAACTGTGCAGTAAAAGTTCAAAGGGAAAGATTGGCAGTGGCTGAAGTGGTCAGGAAGGGCCATGGGACCTCAGCCAGGTCTGAACACACTTCATTAGGCAGCAGAGAAAATGGGTATT encodes:
- the PLEKHS1 gene encoding pleckstrin homology domain-containing family S member 1 isoform X3, with product MVMGLLAEHPGKSLLSGPQADALSTEPNQLGWNSLVRAGATSREDSFFSHLHRTDIWQEQPATMEPKPRESPGKQFTYYSENEVCKQDYFIKSPPPQLFSSAPSWKKRFFVLTRSREKGFSLSYYKDHHPRGSIKIDGNSSVDVGISSHEKMRSVQKMFKCHPDEVMSIRTTDREYFLIGSDREKIKDWVSFMSSFCRDMKAARPNAEQETLLLAAKRPSSDPSPLLGYSSTSEAVGSTTSRNTLPDMHLMEKSPPGLRQAHLLHDFLTETTQDTEEESHYISPRSILLELDNIIAANESGEPTELDSPNQVSERLEHHYMSMKSCFFKETTDESAGSEEESQALPETQNRGLHLQEQGSRSDSCLPPAKTEAQTMNGKKGSTSLTVVQFNIPEESHLERLNVFLSPLDVTNYLGLTEAAGLICVAAWKGPPRLGCLFFHGDHLLAVNDLKPHSLEEASLFLSRSIQKEKVKLTIGRIPNSEKFHAIDCTCSFKYQDVVPSELEKSELERAPKRSPAIRKGHQKRTGE
- the PLEKHS1 gene encoding pleckstrin homology domain-containing family S member 1 isoform X1, producing MVMGLLAEHPGKSLLSGPQADALSTEPNQLGWNSLVRAGATSREDSFFSHLHRTDIWQEQPATMEPKPRESPGKQFTYYSENEVCKQDYFIKSPPPQLFSSAPSWKKRFFVLTRSREKGFSLSYYKDHHPRGSIKIDGNSSVDVGISSHEKMRSVQKMFKCHPDEVMSIRTTDREYFLIGSDREKIKDWVSFMSSFCRDMKAARPNAEQETLLLAAKRPSSDPSPLLGYSSTSEAVGSTTSRNTLPDMHLMEKSPPGLRQAHLLHDFLTETTQDTEEESHYISPRSILLELDNIIAANESGEPTELDSPNQVSERLEHHYMSMKSCFFKETTDESAGSEEESQALPETQNRGLHLQEQGSRSDSCLPPAKTEAQTMNGKKGSTSLTVVQLSILINNIPEESHLERLNVFLSPLDVTNYLGLTEAAGLICVAAWKGPPRLGCLFFHGDHLLAVNDLKPHSLEEASLFLSRSIQKEKVKLTIGRIPNSEKFHAIDCTCSFKYQDVVPSELEKSELERAPKRSPAIRKGHQKRTGE
- the PLEKHS1 gene encoding pleckstrin homology domain-containing family S member 1 isoform X2, with product MVMGLLAEHPGKSLLSGPQADALSTEPNQLGWNSLVRAGATSREDSFFSHLHRTDIWQEQPATMEPKPRESPGKQFTYYSENEVCKQDYFIKSPPPQLFSSAPSWKKRFFVLTRSREKGFSLSYYKDHHPRGSIKIDGNSSVDVGISSHEKMRSVQKMFKCHPDEVMSIRTTDREYFLIGSDREKIKDWVSFMSSFCRDMKAARPNAEETLLLAAKRPSSDPSPLLGYSSTSEAVGSTTSRNTLPDMHLMEKSPPGLRQAHLLHDFLTETTQDTEEESHYISPRSILLELDNIIAANESGEPTELDSPNQVSERLEHHYMSMKSCFFKETTDESAGSEEESQALPETQNRGLHLQEQGSRSDSCLPPAKTEAQTMNGKKGSTSLTVVQLSILINNIPEESHLERLNVFLSPLDVTNYLGLTEAAGLICVAAWKGPPRLGCLFFHGDHLLAVNDLKPHSLEEASLFLSRSIQKEKVKLTIGRIPNSEKFHAIDCTCSFKYQDVVPSELEKSELERAPKRSPAIRKGHQKRTGE